The following proteins come from a genomic window of Campylobacter concisus:
- a CDS encoding trehalose-6-phosphate synthase has translation MYLFFLITHLICAIVFIGYVFFDVCIYPFAKKTVDTKTLEIVKKAYTKGSAKVFGTAFLLLLISGAYMAKDYFGGELGWWQSNFQKLLLVKIFVLLIMCLVTFISVFNVVILKKTDPFGKFSHLIALVLCLIMVILAKVMWWA, from the coding sequence ATGTACTTATTTTTTTTGATTACTCATTTAATTTGTGCCATTGTATTTATAGGATACGTATTTTTCGATGTTTGCATATATCCGTTTGCTAAAAAAACGGTTGATACTAAAACCCTTGAAATAGTTAAAAAAGCCTACACAAAAGGCAGCGCAAAGGTTTTTGGCACGGCATTTTTATTGCTTTTAATAAGTGGCGCTTATATGGCAAAAGACTATTTTGGAGGTGAGCTTGGCTGGTGGCAAAGCAACTTTCAAAAACTACTGCTTGTAAAAATTTTTGTTTTACTTATAATGTGCCTTGTAACTTTTATATCTGTTTTTAATGTCGTTATTTTAAAAAAAACTGATCCATTTGGCAAATTTTCACATTTAATAGCTCTAGTGCTTTGCCTAATAATGGTCATTTTAGCAAAAGTAATGTGGTGGGCTTAA
- the dnaK gene encoding molecular chaperone DnaK, which produces MSKVIGIDLGTTNSCVSVFERGESKVIPNKEGKNTTPSVVAFTDKGEILVGDVAKRQAVTNPEKTIYSIKRIMGLMSNEKNAEEAKARLPYHVVDRNGACAVEIAGKVYTPQEISAKILIKLKEDAEAYLGEKVTDAVITVPAYFNDSQRKATKEAGTIAGLNVLRIINEPTAAALAYGLDKKEAEKILVYDLGGGTFDVTVLETGDNIVEVLATGGNAFLGGDDFDNKIIDWLVSEFKNETGIDLKGDIMALQRLKEAAENAKKELSSAQETEINLPFITADATGPKHLVKKLTRAKFEGMIDSLVGETITKINEVIKDAGLSKGDIKEVVMVGGSTRVPLVQEEVKKAFGKELNKSVNPDEVVAIGAAIQGAVIKGDVKDVLLLDVTPLSLGIETLGGVMTKIIEKGTTIPTKKSQVFSTAEDNQSAVTIMVLQGEREFARDNKSLGNFNLEGIPAAPRGVPQIEVEFDIDANGILTVSAKDKATGKAQNITISGSSGLSEDEINSMVKDAELHKEEDKKRKDAVEARNQADALVHQTEKSMSELGEKVPAEDRSKIEAALNDLKEVLKDENSSKEQIDAKVEALSKASHKLAEAMYKKDENAGANGGNNKKDDDVIDAEVE; this is translated from the coding sequence ATGTCAAAAGTTATAGGTATAGACTTAGGTACAACAAACTCTTGTGTGAGCGTTTTTGAGCGCGGCGAGAGCAAGGTTATCCCAAACAAAGAGGGTAAAAACACAACTCCATCTGTTGTTGCTTTTACAGACAAAGGTGAAATTTTAGTAGGTGATGTTGCAAAACGTCAAGCAGTTACAAACCCTGAAAAAACGATATATTCTATCAAACGTATCATGGGTTTGATGAGCAATGAAAAAAATGCTGAAGAGGCAAAGGCTCGCTTGCCATATCATGTTGTAGATAGAAACGGCGCTTGCGCGGTTGAGATCGCTGGCAAGGTCTATACTCCGCAAGAAATTTCAGCAAAAATTCTTATCAAACTAAAAGAAGATGCTGAAGCATATCTTGGTGAGAAGGTAACAGATGCGGTTATTACTGTGCCAGCTTACTTTAACGATAGCCAAAGAAAGGCTACAAAAGAAGCTGGAACGATCGCAGGTCTAAACGTGCTTCGTATCATCAACGAGCCAACAGCTGCGGCACTTGCTTATGGTCTTGATAAAAAAGAGGCTGAGAAAATTTTAGTTTATGACCTAGGTGGCGGTACATTCGACGTTACAGTGCTAGAAACTGGCGATAATATAGTTGAAGTTTTGGCAACTGGCGGTAATGCATTTTTAGGTGGTGATGACTTTGATAACAAGATCATCGACTGGTTGGTAAGTGAGTTTAAAAACGAAACTGGTATCGATCTAAAAGGCGATATCATGGCGCTTCAACGCTTAAAAGAAGCCGCTGAAAATGCTAAAAAAGAGCTAAGCTCGGCTCAAGAGACTGAGATAAATTTACCATTTATCACAGCTGACGCGACTGGTCCAAAACACCTTGTCAAAAAGCTAACTCGCGCTAAATTTGAAGGCATGATCGACTCACTTGTGGGTGAGACTATCACTAAGATAAATGAAGTCATCAAAGATGCAGGTCTAAGCAAGGGCGACATCAAAGAGGTCGTAATGGTCGGTGGTTCAACTCGTGTGCCACTTGTTCAAGAAGAGGTTAAAAAGGCATTTGGCAAAGAGCTAAATAAGAGCGTAAATCCAGATGAAGTCGTAGCTATCGGTGCTGCTATCCAAGGTGCGGTTATAAAAGGTGACGTTAAAGATGTGCTACTTCTTGACGTTACTCCACTTAGCCTTGGTATCGAGACACTTGGCGGCGTGATGACTAAGATCATAGAAAAAGGTACAACTATACCAACTAAGAAAAGCCAAGTCTTCTCGACTGCTGAAGATAACCAAAGTGCTGTTACTATCATGGTTTTACAAGGTGAGCGTGAGTTTGCAAGGGATAATAAATCACTTGGAAATTTCAATCTCGAGGGTATCCCAGCAGCTCCAAGAGGTGTGCCTCAAATAGAAGTTGAATTTGACATCGACGCAAACGGAATTTTGACCGTTTCAGCAAAAGATAAAGCAACTGGCAAAGCTCAAAACATCACTATCTCAGGATCAAGCGGTCTTAGCGAAGATGAGATAAATAGCATGGTAAAAGATGCTGAGCTTCACAAAGAAGAGGATAAAAAGCGTAAAGACGCAGTTGAAGCTAGAAACCAAGCAGACGCACTTGTTCATCAAACTGAAAAGAGCATGAGCGAGCTTGGCGAGAAAGTCCCAGCTGAAGATAGAAGCAAGATCGAAGCTGCGCTAAATGACCTAAAAGAGGTCTTAAAAGATGAAAACTCTTCAAAAGAGCAGATCGACGCAAAAGTAGAAGCTCTAAGCAAAGCTAGCCACAAACTAGCAGAAGCTATGTATAAAAAAGATGAAAACGCTGGCGCAAACGGCGGAAACAACAAAAAAGACGACGACGTTATAGACGCTGAAGTCGAGTAA